One part of the Candida albicans SC5314 chromosome R, complete sequence genome encodes these proteins:
- the SIW14 gene encoding putative tyrosine protein phosphatase (Putative protein phosphatase of the PTP family (tyrosine-specific), similar to S. cerevisiae Siw14p; mutant shows virulence defect; Hap43p-repressed gene) codes for MSDYMDDPFQMDEEIPSKKDPIPSKERSLPIPENATIDRDITPSYPTPPNIHYDNNKIIRSKLDQLKLEENTGGTNTTTEEEGEKYEEDIDDKLDMSLQAKLRLEYENCLDYDKPLTPPENFAPVINKIYRSSFPQPNNFAFLKKLKLKSILCLIPEDYPHLQQEFIKNENIKLFQLGMSGNKEPFVKISADLITEAVKIVLNPENQPILIHCNRGKHRTGCLVGVIRKLQNWSLTLIFDEYRKFACPKERPMDQQFIELYDDTEILEYCYEYDLLPLKWD; via the coding sequence ATGTCCGATTATATGGATGATCCATTTCAAATGGATGAAGAAATACCTTCTAAGAAAGATCCTATACCGTCCAAGGAGAGATCTTTACCAATTCCCGAAAATGCCACAATAGACCGGGACATAACTCCGCTGTATccaacaccaccaaatATTCACTAcgacaacaataaaataatacGATCGAAATTGGATCAACTAAAGCTAGAAGAAAACACTGGTGGAACCAATACTACTAcggaagaagaaggagagaaatatgaagaagatattgatgataaattggaTATGTCATTACAAGCAAAATTAAGATTAGAATATGAGAATTGTTTAGATTATGATAAACCATTAACTCCACCTGAGAATTTTGCACCCGTGATAAATAAAATCTATAGATCTTCATTCCCAcaaccaaataattttgcctttttaaagaaattgaaattgaaatctaTATTATGTCTTATCCCAGAAGATTATCCTCATTTAcaacaagaatttattaaaaatgaaaacattaaattatttcaacTTGGAATGTCGGGTAATAAAGAACCATTTGTGAAAATATCGGCCGATTTGATCACTGAAGCCGTGAAAATAGTACTAAATCCAgaaaatcaaccaattttgattcattgTAATCGTGGCAAACATAGAACTGGTTGTCTTGTTGGAGTGATTagaaaattacaaaattggTCATTGACACttatatttgatgaatataGAAAATTTGCATGTCCCAAAGAACGTCCCATGgatcaacaatttattgaattatatgaTGATACAGAAATTTTAGAGTATTGTTATGAGTATGATTTGTTGCCATTGAAATGGGATTAA
- a CDS encoding rRNA-binding ribosome biosynthesis protein (Ortholog(s) have U3 snoRNA binding, rRNA binding activity, role in maturation of SSU-rRNA from tricistronic rRNA transcript (SSU-rRNA, 5.8S rRNA, LSU-rRNA) and nucleolus, small-subunit processome localization) has product MAKQFKRKSNGVSESNRKRGRQELRKVTRTAARKQQQDENHEDDLNVNNDSEEDNSGKEIDEEDEEGERDDNRGKAYSALLTLLKSEHKEKPKNVTFGSSSQVEKANASDSEDDGIAGANVDEEEEEGEIDNNVDENEIVSESDDDDDEDATNRLSTDPFESHFNLPSDDYLAKEEKLVLKDNEKWRTVDKQTYSDLAISSLVQLPPGEPLNPPLLKSSKLSEYTIKKRVLDSYEQAYGTGLSDLESTLINPILNYRDVNFQYKSFKNKFYRRLYTLHALNHIFKTRDRILKNTAKLHAAKEDSEELELRDQGFTRPKVLIMLPTRDACYEVVEQLIKLSGTEQQENKKKFNDQFYVKATPPATKPEDFRDAFKGNNNDFFCIGLKFTRKSLKLYSSFYSSDIILASPIGLSMILENPDKKKRQYDFLSSIEVLIVDKCNQIEMQNWDHVNTVMKYLNKVPKEFHDADFSRIRMWSINDQAKLLRQTLVFCEYLTPSINNLISSKSYNLSGKVKFKPIINSENSMMNSIGLKIKQIFQRFDSQSPLQDPDSRYKYFINAILPSLLKTSSYEDGIMIFIPSYFDYLRVKNYLKTSTKFTFGSIDEYSSQSKLTKTRQEFASGKIKLLLYTERLHYFRRYEISGVKTLIMYGLPSNPLFYKELIRFIGKSVFKEECDLDLALVKILFSKWDAVNLEKIVGNERAPVLCNSMNELYEFR; this is encoded by the coding sequence ATGGctaaacaatttaaaagaaaGTCCAATGGTGTGTCTGAAAGTAACAGAAAACGTGGAAGGCAAGAATTAAGAAAAGTTACACGTACAGCTGCcagaaaacaacaacaagatgAGAATCATGAAGATGACTTGAATGTGAATAATGATTCTGAAGAGGATAATTCTGGAAAAGAGATTgacgaagaagatgaagaaggtGAGAGAGACGATAATCGAGGAAAAGCATATTCTGCTTTGTTAACTTTATTAAAGTCAGAGCATAAAGAAAAACCAAAGAATGTTACTTTTGGATCATCATCACAAGTCGAAAAAGCCAATGCATCTGATTCTGAAGATGACGGCATTGCTGGTGCCAATGttgacgaagaagaagaagagggTGAAATAGATAATAATGTTGATGAGAATGAGATTGTGTCTGAGagtgatgatgacgacgatgaaGATGCCACAAATCGACTTTCTACTGATCCCTTTGAGCTGCATTTTAATCTTCCATCTGACGACTACTTGGCTaaagaagagaaattgGTTTTGAAAGATAATGAGAAATGGCGCACAGTAGATAAACAAACATATTCTGATTTGGCTATTTCTTCACTTGTTCAATTACCCCCAGGTGAACCACTTAACCCaccattattgaaatcttCTAAATTGAGTGAGTATACTATCAAGAAACGTGTATTGGATTCATATGAACAAGCATACGGTACTGGTTTATCTGATTTGGAATCTACTTTAATTAATCCTATACTTAACTATAGGGATGTCAATTTCCAATACAAGtcattcaaaaacaaattttacAGGAGACTATATACTTTGCATGCATTGAAccatattttcaaaactagAGATagaatattgaaaaatactGCCAAATTACATGCTGCCAAAGAGGATTCAGAAGAATTGGAACTTAGAGATCAAGGTTTCACTAGACCCAAAGTCTTGATTATGTTACCTACAAGAGATGCTTGTTATGAAGTTGTTgaacaattaataaaattgtcGGGGACtgaacaacaagaaaataaaaagaaattcaatGACCAATTTTATGTCAAGGCAACACCACCAGCTACTAAACCTGAAGATTTTAGAGATGCTTTTAAAGgtaacaataatgattttttctGTATTGGTTTGAAATTCACTCGTAAATCACTCAAATtatattcatcattttATTCTTCTGATATTATATTGGCATCACCAATTGGTTTATCTATGATATTAGAAAACCCAgataagaagaaaagacaatatgattttctttcttcgATTGaagttttaattgttgataaatgtaatcaaattgaaatgcAAAATTGGGATCATGTCAACACCGTGATGAAATATCTTAATAAAGTGCCCAAAGAATTCCACGATGCCGATTTCAGTCGTATTCGTATGTGGTCAATTAATGATCAAGCCAAATTATTGCGTCAAACTTTAGTGTTTTGTGAATATTTAACACCCAGCATTaacaatttaatttcaagTAAATCTTATAATCTTTCTGGGAAAGTTAAATTCAAACCGATAATAAATTCTGAAAATAGTATGATGAATTCAATTGGactcaaaatcaaacaaattttcCAAAGATTTGATAGTCAATCACCATTACAAGATCCAGATTCTCGttataaatatttcattaatgCTATTCTTCCATCATTGCTCAAAACTAGTTCATATGAAGATGGAATTATGATATTCATTCCAtcatattttgattatttacgagtgaaaaattatttaaaaacaTCAACTAAATTTACATTTGGATCTATTGATGAATATAGTTCACAATCAAAATTAACTAAAACAAGACAAGAATTTGCTAGTggtaaaattaaattattattatatacaGAAAGATTACATTATTTCAGAAGATATGAAATAAGTGGTGTTAAAACATTAATCATGTATGGATTACCTTCAAATCCATTATTTtataaagaattgattagATTCATTGGTAAATCTGTGTTTAAAGAAGAATGTGATTTGGATTTAGCTTTAGTTAAGAtattattttccaaatGGGATGCTGTGAATCTTGAAAAAATCGTAGGAAATGAAAGAGCACCGGTATTGTGCAATTCCATGAATGAATTATATGAATTTAGATAG
- a CDS encoding uncharacterized protein (Ortholog of S. cerevisiae : KSH1, C. dubliniensis CD36 : Cd36_32390, C. parapsilosis CDC317 : CPAR2_203260, Candida tenuis NRRL Y-1498 : CANTEDRAFT_116778 and Debaryomyces hansenii CBS767 : DEHA2A10604g), giving the protein MSALFNFQSLLQVILLLICTCTYVHSTAPAILDNRKSGILSVFWKFARIGERLSPYVALGCFIMAFNTLSS; this is encoded by the exons ATG TCTGCTTTATTCAACTTCCAATCTTTACTACAAGTGATactattattgatttgtaCATGTACATATGTCCATTCCACAGCTCCAGCAATATTAGACAATCGAAAATCAGGTATTCTTAGTGTGTTTTGGAAATTTGCTAGAATTGGTGAAAGATTAAGTCCTTATGTTGCCTTAGGTTGTTTTATTATGGCTTTCAATACTTTAAGTTCATAG
- the ARO10 gene encoding phenylpyruvate decarboxylase (Aromatic decarboxylase; Ehrlich fusel oil pathway of aromatic alcohol biosynthesis; alkaline repressed; protein abundance affected by URA3 expression in CAI-4 strain; Spider biofilm induced) has protein sequence MTPIQQTPSVHNTIDDSSNGFPNQISLGEYLFYRISQANPKLKSIFGIPGDFNLNLLEHVYSPIIAEREIKFINTCNELNCAYAADGYSRVIGGMSAMITTFGVGELSAINGIAGAFAEHCPVLHIVGTTSMKDRLRAPNEMINIHHLVPNHDPLKPPNHDVYKSMVENISVVQESLDYDTKKNLIKIDNVLKKIIQEARPGYLFIPCDVPDLPVPGKMLFSDPFTAATRYTNSILSKQVLNDVTNAILEKMYDAKNPSIFSDCLTTRFGFQNDLNRFIDQIPETVKLFTANLARNLDESRNNFVGVYNGNGSSDDKTKQEFESSDFILTLGFFPNEMNTGGHTSNFSMIKDVVIVHPDYIKVNHQIYHIKQNDGERLFTLGEFLCTLTEKFDPSKLSVAAAEPKKIYQYQPSQQYSPSNLDYIPQGKLIDHFNSTLKPNDLFILETSSFVFGLPDMKFPTNVQLLTSPYYGSIGYAVPATFGATLAVNDLKSDRRIIVVQGDGSAQMTVQELSSFVRYKEILPNMPHIYLINNDGYTIERKIKGPNRSYNDINGKWKWRNLLNVFGGVEGEMYDSCVLKNSSELDQFFNGDKTKPISSHKLQFYEIIAGKFDVPQRVDNMMCISKNKN, from the coding sequence ATGACTCCAATTCAACAGACTCCTTCTGTTCACAACACTATTGATGATTCCTCTAACGgttttccaaatcaaatttcGCTTGgtgaatatttattttatagAATTTCCCAAGCTAACCCAAAACTTAAATCCATATTTGGTATTCCCGGTGATTTCAATCTCAATTTATTAGAACATGTTTATTCACCAATCATTGCTGAAAGAGAAATAAAGTTCATCAACACAtgtaatgaattgaattgtgCTTATGCTGCTGATGGATACTCAAGAGTTATTGGTGGTATGAGTGCTATGATTACCACATTTGGCGTTGGTGAATTATCTGCTATCAATGGTATTGCCGGTGCGTTTGCTGAACATTGTCCTGTTTTACATATCGTGGGGACAACTTCGATGAAAGATAGATTGCGTGCTCCAAATGAAATGATTAATATCCATCATTTGGTACCAAACCATGATCCATTAAAGCCACCTAATCATGATGTTTACAAGTCTATGGTTGAGAATATTTCCGTTGTTCAAGAATCTTTAGACTATGACACTAAGAAAAACTTGATTAAAATTGACAatgtattgaaaaaaataattcaagAGGCAAGACCAGgatatttgtttattccATGTGATGTTCCAGATCTTCCAGTTCCAGGTAAGATGTTATTCCTGGATCCATTTACTGCCGCTACAAGATACACCAATCTgatattatcaaaacaagTATTGAATGACGTAACCAATGCCATCCTCGAGAAAATGTATGATGCAAAAAACCCATCAATTTTCTCCGATTGTTTAACAACAAGATTTGGATTCCAAAATGATCTCAATAGATTTATCGACCAAATCCCCGAAACCGTCAAATTGTTCACTGCCAATCTTGCTAGAAACTTGGATGAAAGTagaaataattttgttGGCGTGTACAATGGGAATGGATCTTCCGATGACAAAACtaaacaagaatttgaatCTTCAGATTTTATATTAACTCTAGGGTTTTTCCCCAATGAAATGAATACTGGTGGCCATACATCAAATTTCTCAATGATAAAAGACGTTGTCATTGTTCATCCAGATTACATTAAAGTTAATCACcaaatttatcatattaaacaaaatgaTGGAGAAAGATTATTCACTTTGGGTGAGTTCCTTTGTACCTTGACTGAGAAATTCGATCCATCAAAACTCTCGGTAGCAGCAGCAGAACCCAAAAAGATTTACCAATATCAACCCTCGCAACAATACAGTCCATCAAATCTTGATTATATTCCACAGGGCAAACTCATTGACCATTTCAACAGCACTCTTAAACCCaatgatttgtttattttagAAACTCTgtcatttgtttttggatTACCAGATATGAAATTCCCAACCAATGTACAGTTGCTCACATCTCCTTATTATGGTTCAATTGGGTATGCTGTTCCAGCTACTTTTGGTGCCACACTTGCTGTCaatgatttaaaatcaGATAGAAGAATTATTGTTGTCCAAGGTGATGGGTCAGCACAAATGACGGTGCAAGAATTATCCAGTTTTGTCAGATATAAGGAGATTTTACCAAATATGCCtcatatttatttgatcaatAATGATGGTTATACCATTGAACGTAAAATCAAAGGCCCAAATCGGTCTTATAATGATATCAATGGTAAATGGAAATGGcgtaatttattaaatgtgTTTGGAGGTGTTGAAGGTGAAATGTACGATTCATGTGTATTGAAGAACAGTTCTGAATTGgatcaattctttaatgGTGATAAGACAAAACCAATACTGTCTCACAAATTACAATTCTATGAAATAATTGCTGGTAAATTTGATGTACCTCAAAGAGTCGATAACATGATGtgtatttcaaaaaataaaaattga
- a CDS encoding uncharacterized protein (Protein similar to ferric reductase Fre10p): protein MKLLPLSFSFLLFTFTFAKQLPVFDGKTYQSYSHSRNVYACRMHIHKTIKECSTTDIEDYGCMCTNKDAISTFIQCYAYFQKNSTQAIDFFVKYCDNYGNITTNIDQITDAYEDFLNNGSDTTTITNINNNNNTTNNTTSNHLDFDYSKYAYGLEASIDQFLTNWQRSFFYGMAMSSYWGFVLLFGTISNWTQYLFPGLMTDLTGPFSNWWRKNLSLPATFGTKKTQEYTFWFKYLQGYIPSRLESIINSGFCLVVIIVLSINTYYSVGNEIIFTNYVAQLRYLANRTGINSTILMPFLVLFAGRNNILQWITRWNYGVFMMFHRFIGRMIFLFVVLHAVTFSIALGVDYYPLMSFPFMIWGTISTVAGGIIMVQASLYVRRRWYEVFLGLHILLALFFMIGGWVHISYLGYEWWVFVAIGLWGIDRIVRVLRMISFGFPEADITLMSDETLKIKIPRPDYWEPIPGGHIFITFLRKDCFWQSHPFTFAPSVENSNTIVLYTKVKQGVTRKLYNYLVTCPGRRAKITVGVEGPYGECCAAGKSQTAVFIAGGNGVPGMFSEIYDLAKRSTPDSQKRLKLYWTIREYRSIHWLYEELNELKKFHNVEVTVFVTKPDSNTYINELSSRVISGKCNSTENFDGATTATTSLYEKASFDDKATIVVTNRDITSKYDPNSVKDAIIAQLSHVHFREGRPKINTIIKEEIEDAQGSICFVTCGHPAMVDDIRAEVVGTIGKYKEKRIDYYEQLIGWA, encoded by the coding sequence ATGAAACTACTACCATTAAGTTTCAGTTTCCTTCTTTTCACATTTACATTTGCTAAACAACTCCCCGTTTTTGATGGCAAAACTTATCAAAGCTATTCACATTCACGTAATGTTTATGCTTGTCGAATGCATATTCACAAAACTATTAAAGAATGTTCTACCACTGATATAGAGGATTATGGCTGTATGTGTACCAATAAAGATGCCATCAGTACATTCATTCAATGTTATGCctatttccaaaaaaattctaCTCAAGccattgatttttttgtcaaATATTGTGATAATTATGGTAAcatcaccaccaacatCGACCAAATCACTGATGCTTATGAAGATTTCCTCAATAATGGATCAGACACAACAACTATAACAAAcattaataacaataataataccacTAACAACACTACTAGCAATCATTTGGATTTTGATTATTCGAAATATGCTTATGGACTTGAAGCctcaattgatcaatttttaacCAATTGGCAAAGATCATTTTTCTATGGGATGGCCATGTCTTCTTATTGGGGgtttgtattattatttggaaCCATTTCTAATTGGACCCAATATTTATTCCCTGGATTAATGACAGATCTTACTGGTCCATTTTCTAATTGGTGGAGAAAGAATTTAAGTTTACCTGCTACATTTGGCACCAAAAAAACTCAAGAATATACATTTTGGtttaaatatttacaagGATATATACCATCAAGATtagaatcaattattaatagtGGGTTTTGTTTAGTGGtgattattgttttatcaattaatactTATTATAGTGTTggtaatgaaattattttcaCTAATTATGTTGCACAATTACGTTATCTTGCTAATAGAACCGGAATCAATTCTACAATATTAATGccatttcttgttttgtttgctggcagaaataatattttacaATGGATTACAAGATGGAATTATGGAGTATTTATGATGTTTCATCGATTTATTGGTAGaatgatatttttatttgttgttttacATGCAGTGACGTTTAGTATTGCCTTGGGAGTCGATTATTATCCATTGATGTCTTTCCCATTTATGATTTGGGGAACAATTTCTACTGTTGCTGGTGGCATAATAATGGTCCAAGCAAGTCTATATgtaagaagaagatggtACGAGGTGTTTTTAGGATTACACATTTTATTGGCATTATTTTTCATGATTGGTGGTTGGGTTCACATTAGTTATTTGGGTTATGAATGGTGGGTATTTGTAGCTATTGGATTATGGGGGATTGATAGAATTGTTAGGGTTTTACGAATGATATCATTTGGATTTCCGGAAGCCGATATCACTTTAATGTCAGATGAAACTTTGAAAATCAAGATTCCTAGACCAGATTATTGGGAACCAATACCGGGAGGTCATATTTTCATTACATTTTTAAGAAAAGACTGCTTTTGGCAAAGTCATCCATTTACATTTGCCCCCTCAGTCGAGAACTCCAACACCATTGTTTTATATACCAAAGTCAAACAAGGTGTCACTCGTAAATTATACAATTATCTTGTTACTTGTCCTGGAAGAAGAGCTAAAATTACTGTTGGCGTTGAAGGTCCATACGGTGAGTGTTGTGCTGCAGGAAAATCACAAACAGCAGTATTTATTGCTGGAGGAAATGGTGTTCCAGGGATGTTTTCTGAGATTTATGATTTGGCTAAAAGAAGCACACCCGATTCACAGAAACgattgaaattatattgGACAATTAGAGAATACCGTAGTATTCATTGGTTatatgaagaattgaacgagttgaaaaaattccATAACGTCGAAGTCACAGTGTTTGTAACCAAACCAGACTCCAATACATATATCAATGAGTTGAGTTCGAGAGTTATTTCTGGTAAATGTAACAGCAcagaaaattttgatgGGGCTACCACTGCCACCACTAGTTTATATGAAAAGGCTTCATTTGATGATAAGGCAACTATTGTGGTAACAAATAGAGATATAACTTCCAAATATGATCCAAATTCAGTTAAAGATGCTATCATTGCCCAATTATCCCACGTACATTTCCGTGAAGGAAgaccaaaaataaatacCATCATTAAAGAGGAGATTGAAGATGCACAAGGCTCAATATGTTTTGTGACCTGTGGCCATCCAGCAATGGTGGATGACATACGTGCTGAAGTAGTGGGGACTATTGGtaaatataaagaaaaaagaatagaTTATTATGAACAATTAATTGGCTGGGCATAG
- the ALG6 gene encoding dolichyl-P-Glc:Man(9)GlcNAc(2)-PP-dolichol alpha-1,3-glucosyltransferase (Putative glucosyltransferase involved in cell wall mannan biosynthesis; transcription is elevated in chk1, nik1, and sln1 homozygous null mutants; repressed by nitric oxide; possibly essential gene, disruptants not obtained by UAU1 method), giving the protein MARSKKKPSTPQSPKDSTPVVYSSKKQLGQQQQHLRSTSIFKKSPVYDLLHYFEKAPDQWTARYILILTAIILRAAVGLGSHSGYHTPPMFGDFEAQRHWMELTINLPISQWYFFDLQYWGLDYPVLTAYHSFICGKLGNFINSSWFALNTSRGLETDDIKTFMRITAIISELIIYIPSILKIANILGKKSNINRMDQIIIALIIINQPHLILIDHGHFQYNSIMLGFFIYSIIDLIKGNLIMASVWFISCINFKQMGLYYSLFIFFYILSQLNSLSKFFLVGVTVLLTQFIYLLPFIWFHPDSILQIVYRVFPFNRGLFEDKVANFWCTTNILIKYREILTDASQLSKLALIATLLTTIPINLLIFYKIKTATNNTKKANTEVTPSSSSSSSLPLNIVAMIYGFALNALSFYLFSYQVHEKSILIALIPISLLLLINPQQDITMIQFINTVGTFSLYPLLKKDGLIMQYFVLNFLINWLIGFDLIIVNPNPQKNSKSSSKLLNINNLIIWIIYFMMIIYHIIDFTIDPPLKYPDLWVILNTTISFVAFSYFWLWLVYRIIKL; this is encoded by the coding sequence atggcTCGAtctaaaaagaaaccatCTACACCTCAACTGCCAAAAGATTCAACACCAGTAGTTTATTCACTGAAAAAACAGCTCggacaacaacaacaacatttacgttcaacttcaattttcaagaaatcaCCAGTGTATGATTTActtcattattttgaaaaagcACCTGATCAATGGACAGCAAGATACATTTTAATTCTTACTGCCATAATACTTAGAGCTGCAGTAGGATTAGGAAGTCATCTGGGATATCATACCCCACCAATGTTTGGTGATTTTGAAGCTCAACGACATTGGATGGAACTCACGATTAATTTACCAATTTCTCAATGGTATTTTTTCGATTTACAATATTGGGGGTTAGATTATCCGGTATTAACTGCTTATCATTCATTTATATGTGGGAAATTGggcaattttattaatctGTCATGGTTTGCCTTGAATACATCACGTGGATTAGAAACAGATGATATTAAAACATTTATGAGAATTACAGCAATCATTAGTGAATTAATCATATATATAccttcaattttaaaaattgcTAATATTTTAGggaaaaaatcaaatattaatcGAATGgatcaaattataattgctcttataattattaatcaacCTCATTTAATCTTAATAGATCATGGTCATTTCCAATATAATTCTATTATGCTtggatttttcatttattcaataattgatttaattaaagGAAATTTAATTATGGCTAGTGTTTGGTTCATTAGTTGTATAAATTTTAAACAAATGGGATTatattattcattattcattttcttttatattttaaGTCAATTGAATTCCTTgagtaaattttttttagttggAGTAACGGTGTTACTTActcaattcatttatttattaccaTTTATATGGTTTCATCctgattcaattttacaaattgTTTATAGAGTATTCCCATTTAATCGTGGATTATTTGAAGATAAAGTGGCAAATTTTTGGTGTACAaccaatattttgattaaataTCGTGAAATCCTTACTGATGCTTcacaattatcaaaattagCATTGATAGCTACattattaacaacaattccaattaatttattgattttctaTAAAATAAAGACTGccaccaacaacaccaagaaaGCAAATACAGAAGTAACCCCCctgtcatcatcatcatcatcattaccATTGAATATTGTTGCTATGATTTATGGATTTGCTTTAAATGCATTATCAttctatttattttcttatCAGGTTcatgaaaaatcaatattaattgCTTTGATCCctatttcattattattattgataaatccTCAACAAGATATAACtatgattcaatttatcaatacGGTGGGGACATTTAGTTTATATCCactattgaaaaaagatggTTTAATTATGCAATATTTCGTCCTCAATTTCTTAATTAATTGGttaattggatttgatttaataattgtcAATCCAAACCCACAAAAGAACTCAAAATCGAGTAGTAAACTTctaaatattaataatttaatcatttggataatttatttcatgatgattatttatcatattattgattttactATTGATCCACCATTGAAATATCCTGATTTATGGGTGATTTTAAACACAACTATATCATTTGTTGCCTTTAGTTATTTCTGGTTATGGTTGGTGTATAGAATCATtaaattgtaa